The genome window CATGGGTGCACCTTCCTGCTGGTAGGGTGCCCACTGGGCTGCCATCCACCACTGGCCCTGTGCCTTGTCCCTTGGTGAGGCCCCCACGGCCACCACTGCCAGCCTCTCAGCAAACAGGcacccctccagctccttcagccctgcacagagggACAGTGACCGCGAGGAGATTGTCACTGGTCACTCCCTCAAGAAGGGACCGTCGCCCCTGCCCAGTGCCCCTCCCTGTCTCCATGCCCCCCTGCAGGCTGGGTCAAGCCCCTCGCCATTTATCCCCCACTCTCAATCCCTCACTCTCCATCTCCCTCCTGCCGTGCCGgtgcccccagcctgcaggacaAGGGGGGCGGGAGGAGGCACGCACCGATGAGGCTCAGGAACTCAGCAGCAGTGTCCGCCACGCTCGGGCTGTCCCATGGGCGCTCGGGAGGGGGCTCCATGCCTCGCCGGGCGGCTCCTGCTGCCGGGGTCTCAGTGAGGGGCGGCGGGGCTCCCCCGGTACCGCCCCACGCGTGACCCGGGGGCAGTGACACCCAGCCCGCCTCCGCAGCCCCTCTCGGGTCCCCCCGGGTCTCCCCGGTCCCCGCCCTGCCGGACCCACCCGGTGACCCCGACGCGTCTCCGTCTCCCGGCAACGCCCTGGCCCCACCCCTTAAAGGGGCCGCGCCCCGCCGCGGGGTTTGGTCCTCACCgagggggagagaaaaggaCGAACAGGTGTAAAATTGATCCAGTCTTTTATTTGGGGCGTGCGGGTGATTGCGGCTCCGATCCCCAGCGAAGCAGCACCCGCCACACCGCAGCAGTGCGACCCTCTGGCCCCgtcccagtgtgtgtgtgtgtgtttttgtgtgtgtgtgcgtacAGGGGGGCTCCGGCATCAAGGATGGGAGCCCCGTGCCTGGAGGTAGTACTGCCGGCCCGCCTCCCCTtgctggctccatcccagcccccaCAAAGGAGATTCACAACACTGGGGGCTCAAGGGGAGGGGGCTGAGTagttgtggtggtggtggtggagggAAATTGGAGACTCCCAGAAAAACGGGGGAGGGGGCTgattggtggtggtggtgatggggaAATTTGAGACTCCCAAAACGGGGGAGTGTGGGGGGGGGATTGTAGGAGAAGCCCTTGGTGCCATTCCTATAGCCCCAGCATTGAGGTGGAGGGCTACAGACCCCCAAGAGGGGATTGAGGTGCTTCTACGTGACAGCTGGTGACCCCCAAGTTGGAGGGAGCAAAGGCAAGGATCACTTATGGGGTGCCCACTTAAGGGGGTGTCCACTCTTCCCCCAACCCTGCACCGCAGGAGGGAGAttcacagcaaaacaaaccacagagcCTTGGCCCCCTGTGCCCAACCATCACCCCGTGGAAAGGGGGGGCCCGGGCAGGGGGGGGCAGATCTAGGTGGCTTGGTAGAGGTCCTTGCGCCTCCGCACCTCCTTGAGGACTCGGGCACGGAAGGCGTCGGGGTCCTCCCCCCCGgcctgccacagccccagcgCCTCCTGCAGCTCGGGCCGGTGGGTCCGCAGAAAGGGGTTGTAGGTCTGCTCCTCCCCCAGTGTAGAGGGGCACTGTGGGCGtagcagctcagctcccctgctggaggcagcacccctggcagggagctgggaacgcccccagagccccctgcccCTATGGCACCCCCCATGCAAGAGGGTGTTGGGGTGCAACATCCCTGCCAAGGGACCCCGTGAGGGGTTGGGATGGTGGGGGCtgcccccagggacccccatgCCTCACCGTGCTCCTCTTCTCCTGGCGTTGCTGCACCGCCCACTGCAGCTTCTGCTCCAGCGCAGAATTGTCCAGCTCCAGGAGGCTGGCGAAGGTCAGGCACTCCAGTGCGTATTCATGGCCTGTGGACCCCCATACACAGCCCTTAGCATCACCCCCACCCGGCTCTCCCCCTTGGCAGTGGGGCtaggggacagcagcagctctgccctgctgctggggacactcacCCGGCCAAAGCAGCGTGTCCTCGCCCAAGCTCACGGCCACGTCCAGGGAGGCCAGCATGGTCTCAGGGGAGCCCTCAAATGGCCTGCCTGCAACCCCACACAGCTGCCTGTcatggggggtctggggggagCCCCTAAGCCAGCCCAGGATGGGATAACCCCCCAAGCCCCTGTCTGGGGTTGGGTGCACTCACCACAGCCAGCGAGGAAGAGGAGGTCCCCGGAGAAGAGGCAGGGTGGGCTGCCAAAGGGGCCCCCGTCCAGCACATAGACCATGTGGCCCACAGTGTGCCCAGGCGTGGCGAGGGCCTCGAATGTCAGGCAGCCCACGGTCACCTTCTCCCTGTCTGTAAGTGGGCTGTGCGGGAACAGGGGGCACCGTCAGGGTgctcccccaaacccagcacctcccctggcacccctTCTCGCACACTGGTGCCAGGAGTGTGCCAGGACTCTGTCCATAATGGAACTGGGGGAATGGACTCCTGAGTGAGCGCTGCAGACAGTGGTGGTTGGGAATGAAGCCCCCCCAGATTCACAGGGGTGCTAGAGGGACTTACTTGGTGAGCCGTGGGATGGCATCGAGCGCGCTGCCATacaccctgcaggagctgtgcttctGGCAGAGAGCCTCGTTGCCTCCGCTGTGGTCCCTGCAGACAGGGAGGTCAGAGACCCCAAATGTACCCCCCCATACTCCCCCCATTAAATGGGGCAGGGTTGGGGGTCACCTCAGGTGGGTCTGCCTTCCCAGCAGCTACCAACCCTCCCAGAGCCTCCTCTTGCCCCTTAccagtgtttgtgtgtgcagaaTATAGCTTCCAGCATCACCCCCTCTTCTTCGatggcagcctggggaagaaATATGGACAGAGAGATAAGGGGGGACAGAGAACCCAAGTACCAGTTTCCTCCCTGAACCCTatctcccccagctcccctgtcaTGCTCCAGTCTTGTCTTGGGCACTAAGGGCTGCAGATTAGGGGCAAATTTGCTCCTCTCTAACCCCAAACACAGAGACATGGCATGCTCTCACCTGGAGATAGCCAAACACCAGGTCAGAGTGGTTGTGGGGGTCTCACCTGTACAGCCAGCGGGTCAGAGGGGTCGATGACAGCCGCTTGGCTGGAGCCAGTGTCGATGACCAGGTAGCTGTAGTTGTTGGAGAGGACGGGAATGGGCAGGATTTTCACCCCTGAGGGGGAAGAGACACAATCAGGGCATCATCCCCTCatgctggaaaaggaggagTCTAGGTCAAACTCCCCACATCTTACATCAAATTCTTAGTTAAACATGCTTCGGGCAATTCAGTGAtggcagcccctccccagcccaaaGTGCcggtgctgggcactgcagggccgAGGTGTGGAGGGGCTGCCCAGACTCACCAGGGAAGCAGTAGGGCTGGGGCACGGAGTGGCCGTGCGGGTACCGCTCCCGCGCCTTCTTCACCTGCCGCTGGTAGAACAGGTAGCCCAGGCGTGTGCGGGCGTACAGGCTGTACCTAGGGGGAGGGCAGACAGCCCTAGGCATTAAACCCCAGGTCCCCTAAGGAGCCCACTTGGGAAAGGGGCTACTGCCGGGGCTGTCACTCCCACAGTGAACATATACAGGGCCACTTGCGCATTCGGGGGAACTATTGGAGTTGTGTGTGTACGCCACACCTCAGATTTGTAGTGAGGGCAGGATTGGTTCCTTAGTTCCCTGAGCAGGTATCCTCCATCTCCTTCGAGCAGCAGGGACTGGAGGGGGACATTGCTGCGGAGTGCTCAccaggagggctggagctggatgtTCCTCTCCACGCTCCGGGGGGAGACATGCC of Zonotrichia leucophrys gambelii isolate GWCS_2022_RI chromosome 7, RI_Zleu_2.0, whole genome shotgun sequence contains these proteins:
- the PNKD gene encoding probable hydrolase PNKD isoform X1 — encoded protein: MAFAAPLLFRLGYSLYARTRLGYLFYQRQVKKARERYPHGHSVPQPYCFPGVKILPIPVLSNNYSYLVIDTGSSQAAVIDPSDPLAVQAAIEEEGVMLEAIFCTHKHWDHSGGNEALCQKHSSCRVYGSALDAIPRLTNPLTDREKVTVGCLTFEALATPGHTVGHMVYVLDGGPFGSPPCLFSGDLLFLAGCGRPFEGSPETMLASLDVAVSLGEDTLLWPGHEYALECLTFASLLELDNSALEQKLQWAVQQRQEKRSTCPSTLGEEQTYNPFLRTHRPELQEALGLWQAGGEDPDAFRARVLKEVRRRKDLYQAT
- the PNKD gene encoding probable hydrolase PNKD isoform X2, translating into MAAARGGLRGLLVAARAPGTGWGRPDARGTRLFGQSCPRPAGQGAGQEPVRSGGLPEGVEYIPTRKKGKNPMKPVGVAWYSLYARTRLGYLFYQRQVKKARERYPHGHSVPQPYCFPGVKILPIPVLSNNYSYLVIDTGSSQAAVIDPSDPLAVQAAIEEEGVMLEAIFCTHKHWDHSGGNEALCQKHSSCRVYGSALDAIPRLTNPLTDREKVTVGCLTFEALATPGHTVGHMVYVLDGGPFGSPPCLFSGDLLFLAGCGRPFEGSPETMLASLDVAVSLGEDTLLWPGHEYALECLTFASLLELDNSALEQKLQWAVQQRQEKRSTCPSTLGEEQTYNPFLRTHRPELQEALGLWQAGGEDPDAFRARVLKEVRRRKDLYQAT